Proteins encoded by one window of Salarias fasciatus chromosome 1, fSalaFa1.1, whole genome shotgun sequence:
- the LOC115407662 gene encoding uncharacterized protein LOC115407662, with product MNATEKKLADLIREHPHLYDPTRRDYKDSTKGQRSWREIAEAMGKPEEEVKQKWKNLRDKFYKAKKRLVRRWRCFPTRDDDDGGETPAAEERYVPVLYSELAWLSAYVRPRLERGAKEPDEVAGSADDGERAPDKDEKAQMGSLAVVSQSFLESCSSSHQDMGLPQKRKRQTMTETEIGSPDALSSIRDEDELFLLSLLPSIKRLTMKKRMEVRMKFQQVLYAAEFEDQH from the exons ATGAACGCGACGGAGAAGAAGTTGGCGGACCTGATCCGCGAACACCCGCACCTGTACGACCCGACGCGGCGGGACTACAAGGACAGCACGAAGGGCCAGCGGTCCTGGAGGGAGATCGCGGAGGCCATGGGGAagccggaggaggaggtcaAGCAGAAGTGGAAAAACCTCCGCGACAAGTTCTACAAGGCGAAGAAGCGACTGGTGAGGAGATGGCGATGCTTCCCGACGCGGGACGACGACGACGGCGGCGAGACCccggcggcggaggagcggtACGTCCCGGTGCTTTACAGCGAGCTGGCCTGGCTCAGCGCCTATGTCAGACCCAGGCTGGAGAGAGGCGCCAAGGAGCCCGACGAG GTAGCTGGAAGTGCAGACGACGGAGAAAGAGCTCCAGATAAAGATGAGAAGGCCCAGATGGGGTCCCTGGCTGTGGTCAGCCAGAGTTTTCTGGAGTCCTGTTCATCCAGCCATCAGGATATGGGACTCCCACAGAAACGCAAAAGGCAAACGATGACAGAGACTGAGATCGGTTCTCCAGATGCTCTGAGCAGCATCAGAGATGAAGACGAACTGTTTCTGCTCAGCCTCCTGCCCTCCATAAAGAGACTCACTATGAAGAAGAGAATGGAGGTGCGGATGAAATTCCAGCAAGTGCTTTACGCTGCAGAGTTTGAGGACCAGCATTAA
- the rufy2 gene encoding RUN and FYVE domain-containing protein 2 isoform X3, translating to MYSPQSLHRWGITHSESMERLAYGQALRDPMAMERANLLNMAKLSIKGLIESALSFGRTLDSDYPPLQQFFVVMEHCLKHGLRVKKSFLGFNKSLWGPLELVEKLCPEAAEISASVRDLPGLKTPLGRARAWLRLALMQKRLADYLRLLITRKDLLSDFYEHSALMLEEEGAVIVGLLVGLNVIDANLCVKGEDLDSQVGVIDFSMYLKNDIDDYRSEERNSQIASILDQKNYVEELNRQLNSTVHGLQGRVDSLEKSNSKLIEELAIAKNNIIKLQEENQQLRGENSLILLKTQQHLEVTQGDVSVERDTYKQSRQGLDEMYNEARRQLKEECQLRQDVENELVVQVSMKQEMELAMKLLEKDIHEKQDTLIGLRHQLDEVKAINVEMYQKMQSSDEEMKKKNDMITRLEEKTNQITATMKQLEQRLQEAEKHRTSAEEGTRRFKLDFANKADSLQRQIEQREKQLQQLETDLKIEREWRQTLQNDLGRERDAVAQLSTEALQINGLKKEFHRLQDENIQLKSICEDQEQALEELGSKLSESKMKIEDIKEANKALQGGQVWLKDKEATHCKLCEKEFSISRRKHHCRNCGEIFCNSCSDNELPLPVSPKPVRVCDTCHALLLQRCSSNPT from the exons ATGTACTCCCCCCAGAGTCTCCACCGGTGGGGCATCACTCACAGTGAGAGTATGGAGCGGTTAGCTTATGGCCAAG CTCTCCGAGACCCCATGGCCATGGAGCGAGCCAACCTGTTGAACATGGCGAAGCTGAGTATAAAAGGTCTGATTGAATCTGCTCTGAGCTTTGGGCGAACGCTGGATTCGGACTACCCACCTCTCCAGCAGTTCTTTGTGGTCATGGAGCACTGTCTCAAACACGGGCTCAGAG TAAAGAAGTCCTTCCTGGGATTTAACAAGTCACTGTGGggtcctctggagctggtggagaagctgtgtcctgaagcagcagagatcTCAGCCTCTGTTCGAGATCTGCCGGGACTGAA gacTCCGTTAGGCAGAGCAAGAGCATGGCTGCGTTTGGCTCTCATGCAGAAACGACTGGCCGATTACCTGCGACTCCTCATCACCAGAAAAGACTTGCTCAG TGATTTCTATGAGCATTCAGCactgatgctggaggaggagggcgcaGTGATCGTGGGCCTGCTGGTGGGCCTCAATGTCATTGATGCTAACCTGTGTGTGAAAGGTGAAGACCTGGACTCTCAG GTCGGGGTGATCGACTTCTCCATGTATCTGAAGAACGATATCGATGATTACAGGAGTGAAGAGAG gaATAGCCAAATTGCATCCATCTTGGATCAGAAGAACTACGTAGAAGAACTGAATCGACAGCTAAA ctCCACGGTTCACGGCCTTCAGGGCAGAGTCGACTCTCTGGAGAAATCCAACTCGAAACTCATCGAGGAG ttAGCCATAGCCAAGAACAACATCATCAAACTGCAAGAAGAAAATCAGCAGCTCAGGGGTGAAAACAGTCTGATTCTGCTAAAGACACAACAGCATTTAGAG gTAACTCAAGGTGACGTGTCAGTGGAGAGAGACACATACAAACAGTCCCGTCAGGGTCTGGATGAGATGTACAACGAAGCCCGACGACAGCTGAAGGAGGAATGTCAGCTGAGACAG GATGTGGAGAATGAGCTGGTTGTCCAAGTGTCCATGAAGCAAGAGATGGAGCTCGCCATGAAACTTCTGGAAAAAGATATTCATGAAAAACAG GACACGCTGATCGGACTGCGCCACCAGCTGGATGAGGTCAAAGCCATCAATGTAGAAATGTACCAGAAGATGCAG tcgtCTGATGAggagatgaagaaaaagaacGATATGATCACCCGTCTGGAGGAAAAgaccaatcagatcactgccACCATGAAGCAGCTGGAGCAAAG ATTACAGGAGGCAGAGAAGCACCGCACCTCGGCCGAGGAAGGAACCAGGCGCTTCAAGTTGGACTTTGCCAACAAGGCCGACAGCCTGCAGAGGCAGATTgaacagagagaaaagcagct CCAGCAGCTGGAAACGGATCTAAAGATAGAGAGGGAGTGGAGACAGACGTTACAGAATGATCTGGGCCGAGAGCGAGACGCTGTAGCTCAGCTCAGCACCGAGGCGCTGCAGATCAACGGACTGAAAAAA GAGTTTCATCGTCtccaggatgaaaacattcagcTGAAGTCCATCTGTGAAGACCAGGAACAAGCTCTGGAGGAGCTCGGCTCAAAACTCAGCGA ATCCAAGATGAAGATTGAGGACATCAAAGAAGCCAACAAAGCTCTTCAG GGAGGCCAGGTTTGGTTAAAGGACAAAGAAGCTACTCACTGCAAGCTGTGTGAGAAAGAATTTTCCATCTCAAGACGAAAG cACCACTGCAGGAACTGTGGGGAGATTTTCTGCAACAGCTGCTCTGACAATGAACTTCCTCTGCCGGTGTCTCCCAAACCGGTCCGAGTCTGTGACACCTGCCACGCCCTCCTCCTTCAGCGGTGCTCCTCCAACCCAACGTGA
- the rufy2 gene encoding RUN and FYVE domain-containing protein 2 isoform X1, whose protein sequence is MASPAEHDLALSEADGSKEKTQVFGILRLQEDKSAAGEKASGSSATRGGGGGGGGDGRWQAPIFALARKASETISGSIHVLPKVSEHRTSLPGDWTVQALRDPMAMERANLLNMAKLSIKGLIESALSFGRTLDSDYPPLQQFFVVMEHCLKHGLRVKKSFLGFNKSLWGPLELVEKLCPEAAEISASVRDLPGLKTPLGRARAWLRLALMQKRLADYLRLLITRKDLLSDFYEHSALMLEEEGAVIVGLLVGLNVIDANLCVKGEDLDSQVGVIDFSMYLKNDIDDYRSEERNSQIASILDQKNYVEELNRQLNSTVHGLQGRVDSLEKSNSKLIEELAIAKNNIIKLQEENQQLRGENSLILLKTQQHLEVTQGDVSVERDTYKQSRQGLDEMYNEARRQLKEECQLRQDVENELVVQVSMKQEMELAMKLLEKDIHEKQDTLIGLRHQLDEVKAINVEMYQKMQSSDEEMKKKNDMITRLEEKTNQITATMKQLEQRLQEAEKHRTSAEEGTRRFKLDFANKADSLQRQIEQREKQLQQLETDLKIEREWRQTLQNDLGRERDAVAQLSTEALQINGLKKEFHRLQDENIQLKSICEDQEQALEELGSKLSESKMKIEDIKEANKALQGGQVWLKDKEATHCKLCEKEFSISRRKHHCRNCGEIFCNSCSDNELPLPVSPKPVRVCDTCHALLLQRCSSNPT, encoded by the exons ATGGCATCGCCCGCAGAGCACGACCTGGCTCTGTCTGAAGCGGACGGCAGCAAGGAGAAGACTCAGGTGTTCGGCATTttgaggctgcaggaggacaaaTCTGCTGCGGGGGAAAAGGCGAGCGGCAGCAGCGcgaccagaggaggaggtggaggaggaggaggagatgggcgATGGCAGGCTCCGATATTCGCTCTGGCCAGGAAAGCCTCCGAGACTATTTCAGGGAGCATTCACGTCCTGCCGAAAGTGTCGGAGCACAGGACGTCGCTGCCAGGGGACTGGACGGTCCAAG CTCTCCGAGACCCCATGGCCATGGAGCGAGCCAACCTGTTGAACATGGCGAAGCTGAGTATAAAAGGTCTGATTGAATCTGCTCTGAGCTTTGGGCGAACGCTGGATTCGGACTACCCACCTCTCCAGCAGTTCTTTGTGGTCATGGAGCACTGTCTCAAACACGGGCTCAGAG TAAAGAAGTCCTTCCTGGGATTTAACAAGTCACTGTGGggtcctctggagctggtggagaagctgtgtcctgaagcagcagagatcTCAGCCTCTGTTCGAGATCTGCCGGGACTGAA gacTCCGTTAGGCAGAGCAAGAGCATGGCTGCGTTTGGCTCTCATGCAGAAACGACTGGCCGATTACCTGCGACTCCTCATCACCAGAAAAGACTTGCTCAG TGATTTCTATGAGCATTCAGCactgatgctggaggaggagggcgcaGTGATCGTGGGCCTGCTGGTGGGCCTCAATGTCATTGATGCTAACCTGTGTGTGAAAGGTGAAGACCTGGACTCTCAG GTCGGGGTGATCGACTTCTCCATGTATCTGAAGAACGATATCGATGATTACAGGAGTGAAGAGAG gaATAGCCAAATTGCATCCATCTTGGATCAGAAGAACTACGTAGAAGAACTGAATCGACAGCTAAA ctCCACGGTTCACGGCCTTCAGGGCAGAGTCGACTCTCTGGAGAAATCCAACTCGAAACTCATCGAGGAG ttAGCCATAGCCAAGAACAACATCATCAAACTGCAAGAAGAAAATCAGCAGCTCAGGGGTGAAAACAGTCTGATTCTGCTAAAGACACAACAGCATTTAGAG gTAACTCAAGGTGACGTGTCAGTGGAGAGAGACACATACAAACAGTCCCGTCAGGGTCTGGATGAGATGTACAACGAAGCCCGACGACAGCTGAAGGAGGAATGTCAGCTGAGACAG GATGTGGAGAATGAGCTGGTTGTCCAAGTGTCCATGAAGCAAGAGATGGAGCTCGCCATGAAACTTCTGGAAAAAGATATTCATGAAAAACAG GACACGCTGATCGGACTGCGCCACCAGCTGGATGAGGTCAAAGCCATCAATGTAGAAATGTACCAGAAGATGCAG tcgtCTGATGAggagatgaagaaaaagaacGATATGATCACCCGTCTGGAGGAAAAgaccaatcagatcactgccACCATGAAGCAGCTGGAGCAAAG ATTACAGGAGGCAGAGAAGCACCGCACCTCGGCCGAGGAAGGAACCAGGCGCTTCAAGTTGGACTTTGCCAACAAGGCCGACAGCCTGCAGAGGCAGATTgaacagagagaaaagcagct CCAGCAGCTGGAAACGGATCTAAAGATAGAGAGGGAGTGGAGACAGACGTTACAGAATGATCTGGGCCGAGAGCGAGACGCTGTAGCTCAGCTCAGCACCGAGGCGCTGCAGATCAACGGACTGAAAAAA GAGTTTCATCGTCtccaggatgaaaacattcagcTGAAGTCCATCTGTGAAGACCAGGAACAAGCTCTGGAGGAGCTCGGCTCAAAACTCAGCGA ATCCAAGATGAAGATTGAGGACATCAAAGAAGCCAACAAAGCTCTTCAG GGAGGCCAGGTTTGGTTAAAGGACAAAGAAGCTACTCACTGCAAGCTGTGTGAGAAAGAATTTTCCATCTCAAGACGAAAG cACCACTGCAGGAACTGTGGGGAGATTTTCTGCAACAGCTGCTCTGACAATGAACTTCCTCTGCCGGTGTCTCCCAAACCGGTCCGAGTCTGTGACACCTGCCACGCCCTCCTCCTTCAGCGGTGCTCCTCCAACCCAACGTGA
- the rufy2 gene encoding RUN and FYVE domain-containing protein 2 isoform X2: protein MASPAEHDLALSEADGSKEKTQVFGILRLQEDKSAAGEKASGSSATRGGGGGGGGDGRWQAPIFALARKASETISGSIHVLPKVSEHRTSLPGDWTVQALRDPMAMERANLLNMAKLSIKGLIESALSFGRTLDSDYPPLQQFFVVMEHCLKHGLRVKKSFLGFNKSLWGPLELVEKLCPEAAEISASVRDLPGLKTPLGRARAWLRLALMQKRLADYLRLLITRKDLLSDFYEHSALMLEEEGAVIVGLLVGLNVIDANLCVKGEDLDSQVGVIDFSMYLKNDIDDYRSEERNSQIASILDQKNYVEELNRQLNSTVHGLQGRVDSLEKSNSKLIEELAIAKNNIIKLQEENQQLRGENSLILLKTQQHLEVTQGDVSVERDTYKQSRQGLDEMYNEARRQLKEDVENELVVQVSMKQEMELAMKLLEKDIHEKQDTLIGLRHQLDEVKAINVEMYQKMQSSDEEMKKKNDMITRLEEKTNQITATMKQLEQRLQEAEKHRTSAEEGTRRFKLDFANKADSLQRQIEQREKQLQQLETDLKIEREWRQTLQNDLGRERDAVAQLSTEALQINGLKKEFHRLQDENIQLKSICEDQEQALEELGSKLSESKMKIEDIKEANKALQGGQVWLKDKEATHCKLCEKEFSISRRKHHCRNCGEIFCNSCSDNELPLPVSPKPVRVCDTCHALLLQRCSSNPT from the exons ATGGCATCGCCCGCAGAGCACGACCTGGCTCTGTCTGAAGCGGACGGCAGCAAGGAGAAGACTCAGGTGTTCGGCATTttgaggctgcaggaggacaaaTCTGCTGCGGGGGAAAAGGCGAGCGGCAGCAGCGcgaccagaggaggaggtggaggaggaggaggagatgggcgATGGCAGGCTCCGATATTCGCTCTGGCCAGGAAAGCCTCCGAGACTATTTCAGGGAGCATTCACGTCCTGCCGAAAGTGTCGGAGCACAGGACGTCGCTGCCAGGGGACTGGACGGTCCAAG CTCTCCGAGACCCCATGGCCATGGAGCGAGCCAACCTGTTGAACATGGCGAAGCTGAGTATAAAAGGTCTGATTGAATCTGCTCTGAGCTTTGGGCGAACGCTGGATTCGGACTACCCACCTCTCCAGCAGTTCTTTGTGGTCATGGAGCACTGTCTCAAACACGGGCTCAGAG TAAAGAAGTCCTTCCTGGGATTTAACAAGTCACTGTGGggtcctctggagctggtggagaagctgtgtcctgaagcagcagagatcTCAGCCTCTGTTCGAGATCTGCCGGGACTGAA gacTCCGTTAGGCAGAGCAAGAGCATGGCTGCGTTTGGCTCTCATGCAGAAACGACTGGCCGATTACCTGCGACTCCTCATCACCAGAAAAGACTTGCTCAG TGATTTCTATGAGCATTCAGCactgatgctggaggaggagggcgcaGTGATCGTGGGCCTGCTGGTGGGCCTCAATGTCATTGATGCTAACCTGTGTGTGAAAGGTGAAGACCTGGACTCTCAG GTCGGGGTGATCGACTTCTCCATGTATCTGAAGAACGATATCGATGATTACAGGAGTGAAGAGAG gaATAGCCAAATTGCATCCATCTTGGATCAGAAGAACTACGTAGAAGAACTGAATCGACAGCTAAA ctCCACGGTTCACGGCCTTCAGGGCAGAGTCGACTCTCTGGAGAAATCCAACTCGAAACTCATCGAGGAG ttAGCCATAGCCAAGAACAACATCATCAAACTGCAAGAAGAAAATCAGCAGCTCAGGGGTGAAAACAGTCTGATTCTGCTAAAGACACAACAGCATTTAGAG gTAACTCAAGGTGACGTGTCAGTGGAGAGAGACACATACAAACAGTCCCGTCAGGGTCTGGATGAGATGTACAACGAAGCCCGACGACAGCTGAAGGAG GATGTGGAGAATGAGCTGGTTGTCCAAGTGTCCATGAAGCAAGAGATGGAGCTCGCCATGAAACTTCTGGAAAAAGATATTCATGAAAAACAG GACACGCTGATCGGACTGCGCCACCAGCTGGATGAGGTCAAAGCCATCAATGTAGAAATGTACCAGAAGATGCAG tcgtCTGATGAggagatgaagaaaaagaacGATATGATCACCCGTCTGGAGGAAAAgaccaatcagatcactgccACCATGAAGCAGCTGGAGCAAAG ATTACAGGAGGCAGAGAAGCACCGCACCTCGGCCGAGGAAGGAACCAGGCGCTTCAAGTTGGACTTTGCCAACAAGGCCGACAGCCTGCAGAGGCAGATTgaacagagagaaaagcagct CCAGCAGCTGGAAACGGATCTAAAGATAGAGAGGGAGTGGAGACAGACGTTACAGAATGATCTGGGCCGAGAGCGAGACGCTGTAGCTCAGCTCAGCACCGAGGCGCTGCAGATCAACGGACTGAAAAAA GAGTTTCATCGTCtccaggatgaaaacattcagcTGAAGTCCATCTGTGAAGACCAGGAACAAGCTCTGGAGGAGCTCGGCTCAAAACTCAGCGA ATCCAAGATGAAGATTGAGGACATCAAAGAAGCCAACAAAGCTCTTCAG GGAGGCCAGGTTTGGTTAAAGGACAAAGAAGCTACTCACTGCAAGCTGTGTGAGAAAGAATTTTCCATCTCAAGACGAAAG cACCACTGCAGGAACTGTGGGGAGATTTTCTGCAACAGCTGCTCTGACAATGAACTTCCTCTGCCGGTGTCTCCCAAACCGGTCCGAGTCTGTGACACCTGCCACGCCCTCCTCCTTCAGCGGTGCTCCTCCAACCCAACGTGA
- the rufy2 gene encoding RUN and FYVE domain-containing protein 2 isoform X4, with the protein MASPAEHDLALSEADGSKEKTQVFGILRLQEDKSAAGEKASGSSATRGGGGGGGGDGRWQAPIFALARKASETISGSIHVLPKVSEHRTSLPGDWTVQALRDPMAMERANLLNMAKLSIKGLIESALSFGRTLDSDYPPLQQFFVVMEHCLKHGLRVKKSFLGFNKSLWGPLELVEKLCPEAAEISASVRDLPGLKTPLGRARAWLRLALMQKRLADYLRLLITRKDLLSDFYEHSALMLEEEGAVIVGLLVGLNVIDANLCVKGEDLDSQVGVIDFSMYLKNDIDDYRSEERNSQIASILDQKNYVEELNRQLNSTVHGLQGRVDSLEKSNSKLIEELAIAKNNIIKLQEENQQLRGENSLILLKTQQHLEVTQGDVSVERDTYKQSRQGLDEMYNEARRQLKEECQLRQDVENELVVQVSMKQEMELAMKLLEKDIHEKQDTLIGLRHQLDEVKAINVEMYQKMQSSDEEMKKKNDMITRLEEKTNQITATMKQLEQSDKDLLSQTRTLAMSFVKCASTDTEHQYKLVKDISF; encoded by the exons ATGGCATCGCCCGCAGAGCACGACCTGGCTCTGTCTGAAGCGGACGGCAGCAAGGAGAAGACTCAGGTGTTCGGCATTttgaggctgcaggaggacaaaTCTGCTGCGGGGGAAAAGGCGAGCGGCAGCAGCGcgaccagaggaggaggtggaggaggaggaggagatgggcgATGGCAGGCTCCGATATTCGCTCTGGCCAGGAAAGCCTCCGAGACTATTTCAGGGAGCATTCACGTCCTGCCGAAAGTGTCGGAGCACAGGACGTCGCTGCCAGGGGACTGGACGGTCCAAG CTCTCCGAGACCCCATGGCCATGGAGCGAGCCAACCTGTTGAACATGGCGAAGCTGAGTATAAAAGGTCTGATTGAATCTGCTCTGAGCTTTGGGCGAACGCTGGATTCGGACTACCCACCTCTCCAGCAGTTCTTTGTGGTCATGGAGCACTGTCTCAAACACGGGCTCAGAG TAAAGAAGTCCTTCCTGGGATTTAACAAGTCACTGTGGggtcctctggagctggtggagaagctgtgtcctgaagcagcagagatcTCAGCCTCTGTTCGAGATCTGCCGGGACTGAA gacTCCGTTAGGCAGAGCAAGAGCATGGCTGCGTTTGGCTCTCATGCAGAAACGACTGGCCGATTACCTGCGACTCCTCATCACCAGAAAAGACTTGCTCAG TGATTTCTATGAGCATTCAGCactgatgctggaggaggagggcgcaGTGATCGTGGGCCTGCTGGTGGGCCTCAATGTCATTGATGCTAACCTGTGTGTGAAAGGTGAAGACCTGGACTCTCAG GTCGGGGTGATCGACTTCTCCATGTATCTGAAGAACGATATCGATGATTACAGGAGTGAAGAGAG gaATAGCCAAATTGCATCCATCTTGGATCAGAAGAACTACGTAGAAGAACTGAATCGACAGCTAAA ctCCACGGTTCACGGCCTTCAGGGCAGAGTCGACTCTCTGGAGAAATCCAACTCGAAACTCATCGAGGAG ttAGCCATAGCCAAGAACAACATCATCAAACTGCAAGAAGAAAATCAGCAGCTCAGGGGTGAAAACAGTCTGATTCTGCTAAAGACACAACAGCATTTAGAG gTAACTCAAGGTGACGTGTCAGTGGAGAGAGACACATACAAACAGTCCCGTCAGGGTCTGGATGAGATGTACAACGAAGCCCGACGACAGCTGAAGGAGGAATGTCAGCTGAGACAG GATGTGGAGAATGAGCTGGTTGTCCAAGTGTCCATGAAGCAAGAGATGGAGCTCGCCATGAAACTTCTGGAAAAAGATATTCATGAAAAACAG GACACGCTGATCGGACTGCGCCACCAGCTGGATGAGGTCAAAGCCATCAATGTAGAAATGTACCAGAAGATGCAG tcgtCTGATGAggagatgaagaaaaagaacGATATGATCACCCGTCTGGAGGAAAAgaccaatcagatcactgccACCATGAAGCAGCTGGAGCAAAG TGATAAGGATCTGCTCAGCCAGACCAGAACGCTTGCTATGTCGTTTGTTAAGTGTGCCAGCACAGACACAGAGCACCAATACAAGCTAGTCAAGGACATCTCCTTCTGA
- the hnrnph3 gene encoding heterogeneous nuclear ribonucleoprotein H3 yields the protein MSLNDEGYVVRIRGLPWSCTQEEVSSFFSDCDIVGKVNGVCFTYSKEGRPSGEAFIELKTAEDFKNALAKDRKYMGHRYIEVFKSNRSEMDWVLKRSGPADYDSCSGCMLRLRGLPFGCSKEEIVQFFSGLRIVPNGITLPVDYQGRSTGEAFVQFASKEIAEKALGKHKERIGHRYIEIFKSSRNEIRAYYELPRRGMGAQRPGPYDRPMMGGPRGGFFGPAPGRGGGLMDTMRSGGGYGGGYGGFDSYNGFNNYCFGNGMFDERVRGDRGGRGMGGHGYGGQGDCGSGFHSGHFVHMRGLPFRATEGDIAKFFSPLSPMRVHIDMAPNGKSTGEADVEFRSHEDAVAAMSKDKNNMQHRYIELFLNSTASGAAEMSRGGGGGYYGNSGGGSRSGGLRGSY from the exons ATGTCTTTGAATGACGAGGGTTATGTGGTCCGGATCAGAGGACTTCCCTGGTCCTGCACACAGGAGGAGGTGTCCAGTTTCTTTTCTG ACTGTGATATTGTGGGAAAAGTCAATGGCGTGTGCTTCACCTACTCAAAAGAGGGCCGTCCCAGCGGAGAGGCATTCATTGAGTTGAAAACAGCAGAGGATTTCAAGAATGCACTTGCTAAGGACCGCAAATACATGGGACATCGATATATAGAAG TGTTCAAGTCCAATCGCAGTGAGATGGACTGGGTGCTGAAACGCAGTGGTCCAGCTGACTATGacagctgcagcggctgcatgCTGAGACTCCGAGGCCTGCCGTTTGGGTGCAGCAAGGAGGAaattgttcagttcttctcag GGTTGAGAATCGTGCCAAATGGGATTACTCTGCCAGTGGACTACCAGGGAAGGAGCACAGGGGAAGCCTTCGTGCAGTTTGCCTCAAAGGAGATAGCAGAAAAGGCTCTGGGGAAACACAAGGAAAGAATAGGGCACAG GTACATAGAGATTTTTAAGAGCAGTCGCAATGAGATCAGAGCCTACTACGAGCTGCCGCGGCGGGGAATGGGGGCCCAGAGACCGGGGCCCTACGACAGACCCATGATGGGGGGGCCCAGAGGAGGCTTCTTCGGTCCAGCGCCAGGCCGCGGCGGAGGCCTGATGGACACCATGAGAAGTGGGGGTGGTTATGGAGGAG GCTACGGAGGCTTCGACAGCTACAACGGTTTCAACAACTACTGTTTTGGGAACGGCATGTTTGATGAGCGAGTGAGAGGAGACAGGGGAGGGAGAG GAATGGGGGGTCATGGCTATGGTGGTCAAGGTGACTGCGGCTCAGGCTTCCACAGTGGCCACTTTGTCCACATGAGGGGTTTACCTTTCCGTGCAACAGAGGGAGACATCGCTAAA ttCTTCTCTCCGCTGAGTCCAATGAGGGTCCACATCGACATGGCTCCCAACGGGAAATCCACCGGAGAGGCAGACGTGGAGTTTCGCTCCCATGAAGATGCCGTTGCAGCCATGtccaaagacaaaaacaacatgc AGCACCGCTACATTGAGCTGTTTCTCAACTCGACGGCCAGcggagcagctgaaatga gccgtggcggcggcggcggttacTATGGTAACTCAGGCGGAGGCTCACGAAGCGGCGGGCTCAGAGGCTCGTACTGA